Genomic window (Pseudoliparis swirei isolate HS2019 ecotype Mariana Trench chromosome 23, NWPU_hadal_v1, whole genome shotgun sequence):
ataataaagttttctaatctaatctattccaTTCCTTTGATGGAGAAACTTGTGGATGAAACCAACTGATCGGTGAGTCGGCGTGGTGCGGGCGTGCTTCGGCTCAGTCGTTGTTTCAATGCTTCCTGGAAACAGTCAAAGCAGTTTTTCAGCActacatttgtatatttgtgtgtgtgtgtgtgtgtgtgttttacaatcATGCACACATTTCCTTTGGCTGTGGTCTCAGATGTTTAGAAGCTGCACCTTTTGTCACCTGTAATTGTCTGTAATCTCTGTCATCACTCATTTTAAATGGCAATATAGCCGATCACACAGCACAGCTGTTGTCATTAGCCGGATCTTTGTTTGCTTTGTGTGACGCAATCCCACCGGAGCAGCTCGGTAATGGTGATTGgtcaatgttgttttttaaaatctaattCCATCCCTGTTCGTTACCTGACTGGAACAGGAACAGAACATCTTTAAATGTAAATTTAAACATTGTATTTCTGATGACAGAACTTCCTCCttacctttttctttctttcatgttttCGTTTATCTTTCTATCTTCATCTCAAAACTGCAAACATTAGAATGCAGTGGTTAGAACCCAGTGGTTAGAACCCGGTGGTTAGAACCTTCTGGTTAGAACCCAGTGGTTAGAACCCAGTGGTTAGAACCTTCTGGTTAGAACCCAGTGTTTAGAATCCGGTGGTTAGAACCTTCTGGTTAGAACCCAGTGGTTAGAACCCGGTGGTTAGAACCTTCTGGTTAGAAACCAGTTGTTAGAACCCAGTGGTTAGAACCCAGTGTTTAGAAGCCGGTGGTCAGAACCCAGTGGTTATAACCCGGTGTTTAGAACCCGGTGGTTAGAACCCAGTGTTTAGAACCCGGTGGTCAGAACCCAGTGGTTAGAACCTTCTGGTTAGAAACCAGTGGTTATAACCTAGTGTTTAGAACCCAGTGGTTATAACCTAGTGTTTAGAACCTGGTGGTTAGAACCTAGTGTTTAGAACCCGGTGGTTATAACCTAGTGTTTAGAACCCGGTGGTTAGAACCCGGTGGTTAGAACCCAGTGGTTAGAACCCAGTGGTTAGAACCCGGTGGTTAGAACCCTTGAAGCGATTCTGGCCTGAAGTCATAATAACGATGCTGGCGTTTATTGTATGTGCACCCTTAACTTTATTTCACAGTACTTTGTCTGAAAGCCGATAACATAGtattaagaaataaaataataaaaaaacacatgtttgtgCTCTTGTTTGTTTTGATGCACTGGAACAACAACTGTTGATCTTTCTAAAGGTTTTTATCAACACTCTTATTAGACACAGAAGTGACAGAAGTGCTACAATACGcagtataaaaaaaacatgtcgctAAATGAACTAGAAACCTGACAGCTCTCAGAGGATACTGAAACGcttttataaaaacaacaacgaatgGAGACTCGTCAACAATATCAACATTGGAatgaaacaaaaggaaatgtaCACTTAATACACATATCCCAAAAATCTTAAGGCGGTTGAAATATTAAGTCACACAACCAAGTTACCACTTCAGAAGGCGCTTACATAACACATTCACACTAGGCTCATGAATGCTTCAGCTCACATTAATGAGTAAAAGCAGCGTTATGACACACGTCCATGAAATGGATGCAGCGTTGTGACGGGACAAAATACCAAAAGGGATAACTTATGCCTGCAGTTGTACTTTTACACACTCAATGCCCAAAGGGGAGAATAAAGAGTTTCATAATATGTGagtctccaccctccccccccgtCATCATCTAGAGTTGGTCTGTCCTGCTTTTCCTTCGTTGTTATTGAAGTGTTTCATATTCACGCTGTTTTCTACTTTTCAATAAACCCTCGTAATGTTACGTTATTACAATTCTTCAGGATTGAAATACAGATTAATTGATCATCCGTGAAAATATGGAGTGAGTCATCATGAGCCTCGTTTTGGAATACGTTACACAAACACCTcacaaatgagaaaaaaattatattaatattaatatttgcaaaaaaaactaaaaatcatGATATACAAATTCACAGCCAGTAAGTCAGAGGATTCAGTTTCAAATTCTGAAATTTTACTCTAGCACGTCGATATTTCGTCTGGTACGTAGCTttcatataatatacaaaaagatTTATTAACAGCCTAGcagtaaataaaacaaaaaacgtcTCAGCAAGCAACAAGGCCCATCCGGAGAACAAACTACTTCCAGCATTAATCGGATCAAACATTATGCAATTCAACACACTGGAAAAATATTGAagcaaaggaagaaaaaaaaacagtcgTTAATAGCAagaaataaatatctatatttttgtACATAAAAGCTGCCGTAGACAGATCAGAATATGTATCTGTTACATTCATCCATCGGGCTTTCCTGCCTCTACCTACACAACAGGTGACAAAGAACAGCCGCCTCCCCTTCAGAATGTTAGTGGTTCACAGGAGGCGCTCGGTACCGTGTTCTGGATGTGGATATGAATGTTTCCCAATGTTTTCAGTAACTGATGCAAtcaaaagaaaggagagaaaaaacagacttaccgctgtgtgtttttttacgaTTCCCAGACAGAAATATTGTAAACATTTCagctttttttaatacttttggtACTAAAAGATACAAATGATGGTTCGAGAAACTGATGATGGAGACTTTCCTCTCAGCGTGGAGCATAAAGTCTGCATAAAGTCTGTCAGATTCCATGCAGTGAATACTGCGTCGTGTGATGAAAGGGGACATTGAAACTGAATCCGTCTGGATCTTTTAAATGCATGTaagagcttaaaaaaaaaaaaaaggaaaatatttctttaaaaaaacaggcGGCGATGGTTAAAATGAAAGGTTTAAAGTGTCCGTTCTTCAGCAACAGAGCTCCATTTGATAAACCTGATTCCTCCACTAATACTTCATCCATTTACACAACAAACATTGCAAATATAGATATCCATATCTGTACATAGATTTTGTTGAATTTAATATATGCGGGGGGAGGGGAAGACAATATTTTTTGAATGAAGGGTCCAAATAATTCCTCAAAAACTGTTGAGGTTTCAGTAGACATATCTTCAGATAGTAGTTTCATATTACACAACAGCAAATCCACTGTCACAGGACTTGGCCATGCGATACCCAAAAAAACCTATAATCCAttgtaacatatatatatatatatatatatattttttctcttcAATCGATAAAAGTCTTTCCGATGAATGCTTTTACACAATATGACAATCTAAAGACTCTTGAACCCATTTTCCTCACAGTCAAAGGAGAATGTGACACACGCGAGCGAGTCGTTGATTATAATATGGAAGTATCCATTGAAATCAATCGTCACCATGAGGTTCCCGTGTCATCTCGCCAATGTGcggtccatttaaaaaaaaaaaaacgccttAAAGAGGTTATGATTTCTGTTGGGACGATACACCTTTCCAGTAGTCTAAAATATCATGCAGGTCCTCATCCTTTGCAAACTGGACTTTCTTACGCAGCGCGTGGCCCGCCGCCATGTACTCCTCGTCTTTGTGCCGTTTCCGGTGGAGTTTGAATCGCTCCCAGATGCTGTGCGAGGGTTTGCAGTAGTACTCGGGACTGGACGAGTAGCTCTGATTGTGGTAATGCGAAGACAGCTGGGAATATGCTAATTCTCTGGAGCGGGAGTGAGTGAGAGGCTCCAACATGGAGGATTTGTGGCCGTCGGGACCTCGGAGCTCCTCGATCTGCGCGTCGGGGTACGAGTGCCGGTGGTCGCCGTACTGGCGGATCCTCTCGGCCTCGGCCCTCAggatggcggcggcgggcgTTGCGGTGAGGAGGGTCTCTccttttggggagtttttctcCGTGTACTTGGACTCCGAGCGGTAAGGTCGCGGGCTTCTCATGGGCCCCCCCGTGGCAGTGCTGGGCCTCTTCGGCGAGATGTCCGAGGTCCGACGCCTCTGCAGGGAGTGGTGATAGCTGTCCGTGTACCCCGGGGAAAGAAGGCCAGATTTACTCTGCGGGTGTTCCGATATTAGGACGAGCTGGGGCTCCGCCGTGGACACCGCGCCGGATTTCCCTTGAAAAGACGTGGACTCTGACTTTAAAACGTCGATGCAGTTGTTGATGATCTGATTGACTTTATCCACCTCTTTCGCAATGGTGGAAATCTCCGCCACCGACCCCTGGCTGTTCCCGGCCATTCCCATGTCGCACTCCCTGCGTTCATGGCGCTCCATGCTTCGCACCTCCATGTAATTTCCTTTCATCATTTTCGGAGTGTCGCTTATCTCTTGAAATTTGTACTGCTCCATTTCTGCCGCGGATGGCAGGTACGGCATACGTCCCATGCTCTCCCCGGCCAACAACTGCTTCTGGGACATTCGAGATATAGTGgctccctccatctcctgtCCGTATTTGAGTTCTATTATATTTTTCTTCAGGCTGTCGGCTTTTTTGTTCCTTTCATCTTGCCGACGCTTCCGACGCAAGCAATAGTAGACCACGCCCAGGAAGATGACCATGCTGAAGAGGCAGCCCAAAATGGTCATAATGTAGTGAGTGGCCATCGCATTGTTTACATCTGTGACCTTTCCTTTCAGAGTGCCGGTCGTGATTGTCAGACAGGTGTGGTTGTGTCGAAGGGAGTTGCGTATCGAAGCGACG
Coding sequences:
- the elfn1a gene encoding protein ELFN1 — protein: MACSSGVVMSALFWSVAIVYLTRIGRVSGDCWLIEGEKGFVWLAICSQNQPPYEAIPQHINSTIVDLRLNENKIKTIQYSALSRFANLTYLNLTKNDISYIEDGAFSAQFNLQVLQMGFNKMRNLTEGILRGLGKLQYLYLQANLIETVTPNAFWECPNIENIDLSMNRIQQLDGSTFTSLTKLTTCELYTNPFNCSCELLGFVKWLSVFPNRTNERMVCDSPPGVSGYSLLSQNPNNPTHRNALHMLTTVCTDDYVTPFILMPTEPMTPPPDLTLCGMEDCPSGTEPEDITISNHNDVEVNTLMKLKEVSNTGATIMVQIPHPFKKMYILVQYNNSFFTDIQNLKAIKEDIELKNLKPHTNYTYCVASIRNSLRHNHTCLTITTGTLKGKVTDVNNAMATHYIMTILGCLFSMVIFLGVVYYCLRRKRRQDERNKKADSLKKNIIELKYGQEMEGATISRMSQKQLLAGESMGRMPYLPSAAEMEQYKFQEISDTPKMMKGNYMEVRSMERHERRECDMGMAGNSQGSVAEISTIAKEVDKVNQIINNCIDVLKSESTSFQGKSGAVSTAEPQLVLISEHPQSKSGLLSPGYTDSYHHSLQRRRTSDISPKRPSTATGGPMRSPRPYRSESKYTEKNSPKGETLLTATPAAAILRAEAERIRQYGDHRHSYPDAQIEELRGPDGHKSSMLEPLTHSRSRELAYSQLSSHYHNQSYSSSPEYYCKPSHSIWERFKLHRKRHKDEEYMAAGHALRKKVQFAKDEDLHDILDYWKGVSSQQKS